The nucleotide window CCTCGAAGAGGTTCTTTACAAAACAGTATTGTGCATGTACTAGTGAGAAATAccttgctagccatcatcatctgcAAGGGCAGAGGCTCAGCAGCCAGAAGAGGACCATGGACAAGTGCCTCCCACATCCAACCACAAAGGAAGAGGCTGTGGCAACCAGTACAGCCAGAGGGTGAAGGTCCCAATGGTCTGACTCCATCCTTAACTGCTGGAGGGAAATAGTTATAGATACTAGTACAGTCCTTCAGCACAGTAAGGAAAGGCCGAACTCTCAGGTCACGATCATGTATCAGCATCTCAAGTTCTGTAAGGAAATCTCCACAGCAAGCACACTCAGCCTTCAGCTGAGAGGATGGTTGGAGCAGAACAGCTCAGACACTGGAAGGCGGTTGCAATGAAGTAGCACAGCTCCAAGAATGTAAAAGCGGTGGTTTACTGGCTCAGACACCAGGAGACCACCAGAAGAAGAATCTCCATGCTGGAGCATGGGAAAAACAGCTATAGAAACCAACATAGCTGTTCACCAGCTTGTTCTTTGGGAGAGTACTGTAGTTTGCTGACAAAGCCCCCAGCTGGCAGAGGCAGCATGAATTGGCTTAGTTGAAAGGAGAAGGCTGTGAGCCACTGTGGCCAAAGGGAAAATGCCACAACAAGCTAGCTTACCCTGTAGAAGTCAGAGGCAAGCAGTCCAAATTCTTGGCTTCCAGGTAATGAAGGGTGCAGCCAACAGTACAGCTCTCAGCTATGACAAATGGGCTTGTctgagccccgccccttccaaatgttatatttttaaaacattcagtATTAGTTACTTCACGCACTGAGCCAAGACCCTAACATGCCAAGCCACAGTGGGGTATGTGTCACAAAAGGTAGGAAGGATCCTTTATATTATTGTAACAGGTCACTATTAACCACCAACTCCAACGTTATCACTAGGTTCTGTTCTTATGCCTCCTGAGACCAGCGTGACAAGGAAAAAAAGTGTATGCTCCTCCGTGACTGTGCACACACATGCTCTTCCCCTGAAGGCATGAACCCACCTCATGAGAGCGGAATTTGGTGTCATCCAGTTTACGCAATGCGTAGTCCATATCTTCCTTGCGGAGAAACTCAACTACACCCATTCCATCTTTCTGTACATCTGCATAACAAACATCACCAGCTTCACGCATATGATCCTTCAGGTCCTGCCAGCTGCCTGATGGAGGAAGCCCTGAGCATGgagaacacaaaacataacaCACCATATAAACAAAAAGGCCATCTACTCAGGCTGTCCCAGGGATGCTGACCCTGCCAGGCCAAGGGCTCCATCACTTCAATGTGCTTTGTGATTTTTCCATAGGATCAGAACTGCAATAAGAATGGAGGGATCCAAAAAATAGCACTAAGTTCCATTCCAGAAAACCAGCAGCTGAGCCCTCCGTGGAAGGTACAAAATGCGGGCCTCCTGTCAGTAAGATAGTCCCTGGGTCTCTCTGGAATTCAACGTGCTGAGATTTCAGAGGAATCTGCTATTTGTACTGTTGCAAAGTAATTCAGAACCACCCCTCAAACCCTGTACGTCTGTAATGAAGATTTTGCTCTCAAAgcaggactttttttttccttaaggtTCCTCAAGCTCAGCTCCCCATCCAAGATTGGCTTGTCCCATTCATATCAGTTGTATTAATTTGGGTCCTGAGATTCCAGCAGTTCATCCTCTGGTAGTGAGCAAAATCACATGCGTTTAGCTGGTAATTATCAGCATGTTTACCTAAAGGAAGGCAAAGGGTTGAgtttccctgccccacagcatgtTGGAGACTCTAATGTACTGCTGGTCCTGGCAATTTTCAAGAAGGCTTCACAATACCCTTTACCAATGCAGGTTTTCGTGATCATGTCAAAAAAATCAGATGATTTTCAGTTattctcccccagccctcccaggctCCTGAAGAGGAGATGTACTCCTGGTTTCAATGGATAGCGTTCAGATCCTGCTGCAATGCTGATGATATTTTATTGCTACAGTAGAGTGGCTTCCTTACAGGGAACGTTTTATTTTTTTAGTCATAAAGTCACAGGAGCATACAGAGAAATGGCGATGTGGGTATTTTAAGGTGATGCATGGAGATAAACATGTTTTTGGGAGACATACAAGTATGTTTTTTTATGGACTGTCCCAAGCATCCGCTGTCAGGGAGTAATGAATCTCCTCCTGGGATTTCATATGCATTGCAGAGCTTCCAAACATACTTTCATTTCACTCCCATAAAGGGCCCCCTCTACCCCTATTTCCTAATGTCAACTCACTACTTGAATGGCCTTTTCAGtttgtttctttggttttttgTATGAAGTCCCACCTCAGGAATCCACTGGTTGATTGAGGGGGCTCCCTTCCATGGTGCCTTAGTCATTCTTTCTCATAGTGAGTAGATCATGTGGAGCTACTGAGGTACAgaccacacttttttttttttaattaacaaaatgTCAACACCTATCAGAGCATATTACATCATAGGAGATCTCTAACAAATCCTTTCTAATTATGATGAAATGTTAGGTACCATTCCATCTAGTGCCCAACTGTTTTCAGAATCCATGGCTGAGTTCACATCTGGCCCCTAAGAAGACATTTCTGCTCACCATTGATCAAGATGTGCTCCAAAAAGCAACAAGACTCCTCCTCGAGTCAAACTGGAAAGGGAACTGCACCGGGATACTCCTTTACAGGAAGAGGTTTCAGGTTACAGGAGAAACCTGAAACTATTTCAGTGATATGAAAAGCTCCTTTTTCGCGAGACACGGACACAATGCAATGAGGCACAGCATTAGGATGAGACCTAGCCAAATTGAAGTGTGTAACATACCTGAAACAAGGACTCGAAATTCAGAACGTCGTGACGGAGGGCCATTCCTCCCACGCAGCCCCCCACCAAAACCTCCACCCCGACCTcgggaggatctggggaactcaACACGCAGTCGGCATTGACCATAATCATAACCATTTCTCCCATAAACTGCATCTTCTGCATCTCTGCAAACAAATAACATGAATCAGTGATTAATGATGGTCAGTGATTCCCAACATCTCAGTGGGCCATCAAGCATGTTAGAAATATTGCAGTTTTAAAGTAACTGCAAATATATTTGAGGATATTTTGGACTGAATCTGAAATGGATTCATCAGTCAACAGTGTATCACATCTGTAAATTGTTAAACGCTTTTTCCAAGCTCTTACGTTCCTGTGCACCATCTATTTTAGGTTACAGCCATGTCCACTGTAAAGAACACAGGAGAGTCACATTATCTATCTTGCATTCACTGACAGGTTCTGCCTATCCACTATGCTTAGAAGCAGAGGCCATTTTCTCATTCTGACTGAATTCTGATCTGCATGGAACAAAGCTCTTTCATAATCTGACAGGCAGTAAGGGCGAATACTTAATCTTCACTAATAAGCCACTTATTAGAAACTGCCTCATTATGGTGTTTTGACTTGCATAATTATATACAAGGGATATTTGTTTTCCTGAGAGCGTTCTGATGTTGTATTAAAGCCTAGACCTAATCTCACTTTCCATCCCACCAAGTCTATGCTAACGCATGCAGAAGGGCATGAACTAAAAACTAAAGCTTGAAAGTAGTTACAAAGTTATATACAACCACAGAATAACTGTTCAATTAAACATAAATCTTTTCAAAATTCAGTCCTCGCAAGCTGAACTTTACAAGTGTGCAAACTCtctttaaaattaatttcaaaaAGCATTGTGGAAGGTAGAAATAGCACTGGAAGATCATAAGTGAGAACACAGTGCATTAACAGAGCATCCCAATCCTGAGAAGTTTAGCATCTATTGTTATTAGTTGCCACTTGTATTACCATAGGCctaggagctctagtcatggaccaggacctcatcCTCGTCACCCTTATCAAGGTGTGGTTCTCTCTTTACAGTGTCACAAGGGATGGGAGAGAGGGCTAtttatatgtttgtttgtttttaaaaaggcaggaGGGACTACAGATTTAAACTCCTGTGAACCATCAACAAAATATCTCTAAACAAAACACTCTACCCAATAACCTAGGTGAAGAACATCCCTTCCTCTTAGATTGCCTGAGTGTTGCATGGGCTTACTTTAGAagtgtggttcccaaactgggtctgATCCACCAGTGGTTCTTAACACACTGGCTCATGGTCCATGGAGAAATGGGTGGTCACATAGTTCTGACTCTTAtgccactcccacccccaaaaatGTTAATCTACATTAAAGGagccaaaaaaaaccaccccacatTGTTTTCTCAGTTAAATGTTTTCTTCTCCCTGAAAATAAGTATTGTAACTGACAAAGGGATTTTGCTTTCCTTGTGATGGGCAATCAGTGATGTAGTGTCTCTGCTAAGCCAAAAATGGTGTCTCCGTAATGTCTGAGGATGCATCTACAATATGTCCATAAACCCTGATTCAAAAATAATGAATGCAGACATGTTATTCGCTTCCATGGATGATATTTTAAACACAATATTAGGAAATTCAGAGGCATTTCACCAGTAATAACTGTACCAAGCCACAGTATGCTCATATTAGAGACAAAACCATATACCTGCATGGTACATAGGGGTGGAGGTGAATAGTTACAATTGCTGCAGGAAAGCATCTGTTTTGAGTTTCTGAGTTGTGCTTAAGTATCAactagaatgattttttttttttaagtgtagagaAGAAGATAACACCTTTATGTTTATAGTCAGATGAACAGAAATTCAGAGTCTGGGACTAGGTGTACATTACAAATTGTAACTGCTGGTACTAAAACCTTGTGAAAACATTCCCCAGGCTTGCCAAAGCCCCTTTGATGCTACCTGAAAAAGGTAAGATATGGAGAATTCAGAAGACAGTTAGTTACTTAGACCACTGCAATCAGCTTAACTCATTAAAGAGGACAATAATGAGCATGTATTCCTCCCTCATATTTGTCCATTATTTATTAGCTGTGTTATGCAAAGCAGTAACTGTGGACTACAGTCATACTGGGTTTAAAGTTTAAACTCAATCCATCtgtgctctctcacacacaaaaatttACATAGCCAAAGTGAATCAGTTCATTTCTCCTGCAAGCTCAAACCTTGGTGCCTGTAATATTACAATTGCTCCCATGCAGACAAAATTGTGACATTATACACTGCTTAGAAGTGGAAAATCTACACATTTTAATTAATACAAAGGGGAAACTAAACGACTTGGGAAGTATCAGAACAGACTGATAGGGCCGTTTCTGGGTGTTCTTTTAAGAGATGATGTAACGGTGTCACTTAGGCAGAGTTCCGTCAGCTCAGAGGGGGGACAGCAGGTCCCCATTCACAGATTTGCTGTGCGCGTCACTGTCACTTATTCCTAGGGAAGATTGCTGGGGGGGAAGTGGGCGAGTCCCTTGATACAGACGGAAGATGtccgggagtggggggcacaccAGGCGCGGAGTGATGCGTGGGGGCAGGAAGGGTGCATAAGGAATCGGGGGAGGAGGGCTTTGCCCGTTAGGAGAGAACAGGCCGGTAGGCTCCTTCTCCGGGGGAGGGACGTCCGGCCAGCCGGGGCCGAGGGTGGGGACGTGCAGCAGGTCCTCCCTGGGGACCGGGGGTGCGCGCCCGGGCTCTGGTGCAGAGGAGTTTCCCGTCGAGGGGCCGGGGCGGGAAGCGGATGTAACTGCCCGGGCGGGCCGTCTCCAGGGCTCCGTGACCTGGGGGAGGGATTCCACCCGCCTCAGGCCGGGCTGACTCTCCCGGGGGCCCGCTCCCCCGTCCCGCTCACCGCGGGTCCTCGAAGCGCACGAAGGCGAAGGGCACTAGGCCGCGCTTGCTCTTGAGCTCGATGTCGCGGATGCGGCCGTACTTGTAGAAAAGCTCCTCCAGGTCCTTCTCCCGCACGTCCGCCGGCAGGTTCCCCACGTAGATCCGCCCGTCCCCCGCGCCGCCCCGACCCGAGCCCCCGGGCCCGAAGCCCATCTCCCGGTCCCAGCCAGACATCCTCGCCTCgctgcgccgcgcgtgcacacacCGGCTAGGAACCAGCGCGCCGGGCCGCACACCCCGTCCCTACCTCCTGACGGAGGGCACTAAACAACCCGCTTAAAGGGGAGGATGCGCAAGCAACCGCACACAGCTTTCGTTACGCATGCGTTGTGCTCTGCGCCCCAGCACTGCGCATGCTCGCAGTACCCCCAGGGGCGTGGCTCTTACGCCTATCTGACTGCGATTGCGCAAATTTCCCGTTCAAGCGGACAGAGACGCTCGCCGTGAGGGCGCAGGCGCGAGTTTCAGTCACCCTGGGCTGTGATAGTTGTAGGCCTTTCTCGTGCACACGTGCAACCTtctcttttcatttcatttccctTTTTGCTTAAAGTGACAGAAGCAATTAAAAGCTTAAATGTTTGTGATTTTCCCAATACCATGTAACAAAAGTAttttctctgccctcccctgctgttctatGAAAGACAAAAAAGGGAAAGACTACAGGGAAACTGACTCAACACAAAATACTGACAAACAAATTAAgggagcaaacaaacaaaaattgaaaTATACTTTTTCCATAATCCCAGGCCCTCATCCTGCATTTATGTGTTTATCAcattttacagtagaacctcagaattaggaacaccagagttatgaactaacCAGTCAACCGCACACCttatttggaaccggaagtacacaatcagacaACAGCAGAGAGGGTGAAAAAGccagtacagtacagtattgtgttaaatgtaaactactacaaacacaaagggaaagcaatatttttcttctgcatagtaaaatttcaaaactattaagtcaatgttcagttgtaaactttttaaaTAACAACCATAATGCcctgttcagagttacgaacatttccgAGTTACCAACAACCTTCATTCCCAAGGTGTTAgtaactctaaggttctactgtatgtatgTAAATCCTATTGCAGATCAGATCATTGGTCCATCTAGACTAgtaccctgtctccagcagtAGCCAGTACCATATGCTTTAGAGAAGCAAGGTGCAAGAAACCTTAGTATAGTTAGTTATTAAATAACATTTGCAAAAGGAACGTTTCTTCCTAATCCCACCACATAGAGGCTGGTTTCTGTCCTAAAAAAATTAGAGTTTACATCCATTCCAaacttttttaataaaatcctatgATTGTGACTCTGGATATTCTCATTATCTATATAAACGtcctatcttttttcttttttaatccgGTCGAGGTCTTTTGTATTAtgtgaaaacaaatatttccctttttcagtttaaaatatgTTACCTTTCAATTTTAACAACTATCAGacagaaaagttattttaaaactattaGTTTTGCAAAAATTGTAATTCATAGTTTGAGATAGTCTGCACTACTGAATTCTTTTCCAGTTCCCAGCTCTATTGCATAttcagggcttatctacacttgaaaGGCTGCAGCAGAGTGAAGACATTACATACGCTCATGGGAGGGCTTCTCcagtcagcataggtaatccacctccctggaagggatatgcatgccatctgtTGCTCCACCGCTGTTTGGGAAATCCCATTACTGCAAAtctatccactatgtcctgcacattactGAGAGTCACAATCcaggcaattaatggccctgcacatttgCATTGCAACGTCCCTCACAGTGGGTTTCCTGACTCCAGATTTATTCCTGACGGACAGGCAGAAATCTGACTTTGTAAGTTTCCACAGTGtgatcgccacttgcttctccactgtcagtgcagctctcatgtTGGTGTCCCTGCACTGGAAAGCTGAGGCAAGCTCAGCCACAGATTGAAGAATGTGTCTttgcacatctgaaagttctgcagacactgctcatcatcccaaacctgcattatgatGCAATCTCACCAGCCAAGGCTTATTTCTTAGTCCCAGAAGCGGTGTTCCACCATCTGCAACTGTTCCGTGAAcaccaccaacaaccttgaattgtttcttgCTATGTCTACAGTAATCTGTCTTCCAAGGCATCATCTAGTTCCCCACTCATTTGGTTCTTCTTGTGGCTCCGCAAATACTTCAGGATTGTGCGCCCTGTGCTTCCAATGCTCATGACAACAGCGCTAAGCTGTGCagactccatgcttctgtcacatATGGGGGACAGCAAGGAGGGACACATAGGTTTAtgagatgttttttaaaaagcatgaaaATTATGGGCTACAGAtaacattatgggatggagacagttGCAAACTGGGAAATTGACCTCATACTCCCAGTCACTCCTGTGCAACTCATTCTGTGGCCCTACCATGCATTGCTAAAACTTCCAAAAGACAGTTTTCTGGACGGTGGTGAGCTGCACCATtggtgctgactccgtgggtgctctggggttggaacacccacagggaaaaattggtgggtgctctgcacccaccggcagctccccgcccccccgcccagttcacttctgcctctgctctgccttcgcctcctcccctgagtgcactgcATGTCTgctttttccccctagctcccagggcttgtgccacaaaacagctgtttcgcgtggctgggagggagcagggaggagggggaacgcagCACACTCAGGGAAGagtcagggtggggatttgggaaaGAGCTCCAATAGGGGCACGGAggtggtggagttggggcagggactttggggaagggattggaatgggggtgggaaaaGGGTGGAGTCGGGGTCACAATACCTTCTTCACTCTATTTACTCAACTTCATTGTATTGTCATGGATTGGGTTAAACCCTCATTTAAACTGATGAGCATGATCTGCCCCTCCCATCAGACTAAAGGAGGGAGCAGTTAAATTCCCCTTTGTTTAGTAATAAAAATAGACacccgcaccccaccccacccccacagacctCCATGGCAAGGCTGAGCAGAATCTTCGCCATGTAGGCTGAGGGGTTTTCTGGGGATTCAGAGAACGATATAGCAAACAC belongs to Gopherus flavomarginatus isolate rGopFla2 chromosome 15, rGopFla2.mat.asm, whole genome shotgun sequence and includes:
- the SRSF9 gene encoding serine/arginine-rich splicing factor 9 isoform X2; amino-acid sequence: MSGWDREMGFGPGGSGRGGAGDGRIYVGNLPADVREKDLEELFYKYGRIRDIELKSKRGLVPFAFVRFEDPRDAEDAVYGRNGYDYGQCRLRVEFPRSSRGRGGGFGGGLRGRNGPPSRRSEFRVLVSGLPPSGSWQDLKDHMREAGDVCYADVQKDGMGVVEFLRKEDMDYALRKLDDTKFRSHELRMESDHWDLHPLAVLVATASSFVVGCGRHLSMVLFWLLSLCPCR
- the SRSF9 gene encoding serine/arginine-rich splicing factor 9 isoform X1, coding for MSGWDREMGFGPGGSGRGGAGDGRIYVGNLPADVREKDLEELFYKYGRIRDIELKSKRGLVPFAFVRFEDPRDAEDAVYGRNGYDYGQCRLRVEFPRSSRGRGGGFGGGLRGRNGPPSRRSEFRVLVSGLPPSGSWQDLKDHMREAGDVCYADVQKDGMGVVEFLRKEDMDYALRKLDDTKFRSHEGETSYIRVCPERSTSYGYSRSRSGSRGRDSPYQSRGSPRYSSPFRPY